The Metarhizium brunneum chromosome 3, complete sequence DNA window TGGTCGGCAGAACTGCGGTGAATCTCGTACCTTTTCTACCGCCTGGGTCACGTGGAGAGATGGATCCCTTCGAATTTCGCCCACCTTAAAATGTCGAATTGCCTAGTGCTTCtgctctttttcttcttctcaccAACGCGCCCGTTAGACAGTGCAGCCCATCCTCCAGCCCGTGTTTGACATGACATTCTGTTGTGTCTCTCTGCGGTGCCGTGGGCGGAAGCTGCGATTTGGTGGCGCGGAGAGGGATCTATTTTGGTTTCATTAAGAGCTGCCCAAGTACTTTCATTTTTCCGTGGCTTGGGCGGCGTCAGAGGAACCGGACATATTTATGCGCCCATTTTAACTGCTTGACTACTTGGTATGAATGCCGAACCATACTTCTCGCCTCGACGGTCTTTTCTCTGAGAGAGATCCCCCTGGCTGACAGGAGCCTTACACATAACGTGCTAGATTTGCTTGGAGGTCCTTGATGCTGTCGGATACGTTTTTCCCTTTTTGGTTCTTGCCCTTTTTAATGCCGTTGTTTTTGGGTCTCTTCTCTGGGTATTTGACCCAGCACTTGTTAATTATATGGCCGTTTTATGGCAGTAGGTGCAATTGTTTTTGCTTCTAGCGATCATAACAGTATATTGTTCGTCGATAGTCCGTTTACGCTCTCTTTCTTTTAGGGTGATTAAACGGCCATATAATTGATAAGTGCTGGGTAAAATACCCGGAGAAGAGACCTAAAAACACAGGAGCCGAACTGATATTGGCCATGGTTTCTGGTAGCGAACCTTGCAGTGGTGCAGCTCCGTCAATATTTCTGGACGATGGCTCGTTGCCACAACTATTCTCGCGACACTTTCCCGATGCAACATAATCAAATCTTGTATAATCTGCATGATTCCCCACACAATCTATTACCAGCCCAAGTTTtcggttggtgatggtgttgcaTTTTCATGTGACTTGGTTCCATGACGGTTATAAGACTACTACCGTCCAAGTGTAACGAATTGGTCGTATCTGCAGTCTGCCGATAAGCCTCACATCCTGCAACTGTCATGGGGAACTCCGTCATATGGGTGCTCAGGTTATAATGTCCATCGCCTTTCAAATTGCTCAAAAACTTTTGCAGAGACCGGCCCTATGTATACACCGATTCGCTTGCACCAAGGCGCTTCAGTGGCTTGCTGTTACTCACACTGGTGACGATTCTAGGATTCAGCTTGCTTGACATGCACCTGATACTAGGGATTGATCTCAACCCGTTGACATGTGAGGGTGTGGGTGAACAACGCCATGCCAATTATCATCGACCAAGAAAGCCGGGAGTTCTTGCAATGCAATATTGTAGTCAAATCTGGCCGCCTTATACCCTGTCAGAATTCACATTGGACCGGGTTTTAACCCCAACAAAACGAACAGCAGCCCTGGGCCGGGCGTGTCTTCCATGCTGCAGACGGAGTGGATCGTGAATGGTCGTTTGCGCAGGAGGCAACTCCCGCGTCGTTTGCTCTGTGGGGAACAAGTAGATGGGTGCCATTGGGGGATTGACTACGGATATTAGTAGCAGTAACTGTAGTATTCGGAAGTCAGTGACCACCAACAATAGTTCTCGTTATTATAAGCGTTCCTGTGTCATATGATCTGGCAATTTATGGGCCTGTGCGATGGGTGTCTCTGACCCAGCTTCGTCCCAAGAGGCGTCAACAGTTAGTTAGCTACTGAAGGTGACTGTGAATCAAGGAACAAGTCCGTGGGCGATGAGGAGGACCCCCCCAGTTCAGCCAGCATAACTTTAGGCTTGTGCATCAAACAGCAAGTACGTAATAGAGTGAGTGGCTCAGCTTGGCCGCAACCCGTTCATGGCAGCATGTCTTGGAAGCACTCATTGAAAGCCATATGTTTTCGGATGATAACTGCTCATGGCAAGCCAAATGCATATATGAAACGAATGGTATGCCTGGCCATCAGCATAGAATCAGTCATGATTTACTGAGACTGGCAGTCATCGAGttctcttcaatgttcttccCGTCGGCAGCTTGTGAAGGAAAATGGCCCCAGGCTCAGCCGGCACCCACCGCGTCGAGCCAATCGagaagagtctggtctggttgggaGGAGCGAGTCTGGGCGCGTACCAACTTCTGGCTTGGTGCTTTGGAGGTGTCGATTGGTTTCGCCAGGCCTCAGGCTGATGTCACAAGCTGGGGAAACCGCAGTCGGACGCCACTAGCACTTCTGGGTTGTGTAATGGAAATTCGCATTGTGGTGTCGTTGCATGTGATTTCCCCACCAGACTGCCGAGCACGTGCAAGCCAATGACGAGATGGCATGAACTGGGGGCCCGTCGCTTCCCACAACCAGGGCCGACGGAAACAGTCATTGCAGGCACCGACTTGGCAATGCTGATGGACACGCATCAATAGGCGACAAGACGGCGCAGAAGACTGTTGATGAGATGAAAACAGCTGTGCCGAGTCTGTGTCGACACCTTTTGGCCTTGGAGTGCTCGTCAAACCATCTGACTTTAAGGCTTGATGCTTGATGGCAAAGCGGCTGAAACGTCGCTGGCAGGTCTGGTAGTTTAAATGGCGTGAGCAAGACAACAGGGAACGGCGATCACCGGGGAGGAAACATGTTCCCGAACTCCGgctggacatctggagcctcCATCACTGCAAGTCCCGAGAATACTACTGTGCGGGATGGCGCCTGGAGATGGGTGCCTTACACCGGGGTTCTGCGAGGACGCCGCCTGGAAACCACACTTGGGAGGGGGCATGGCATTGATGCAAAAGTTCCGCTGTTGGCGGTACATGTAGTTGCAGGATGCCCGGTCTTCATCCTGACGTCGCTGAGAATAGAACAGCAGAGGCGTCAGCAGGCCACAGTCAGTGCGTCCATGTCGCAGCGCTCCTGCCGTCAATTGCAGCTAGGAACATTGGAAGGAGCGGCGACATGGAACCAAACATGGGCCTGGAGGGCATCTCGGCCACAACTGAAGCTGCTTCAATGCCAtcaatgtctggtctgggTGCTTCCAGCTCTGCTTTGCAGTGGATGGGCAGCCAATTTTTGTTGGGGCACTGGGCTGGCCTGACTcggacaagaagcaaaaaacGAGAGGCCAACCGGCGAGGACAAAGACATGGGCAGACACAATGCGAGACGCAGAGAACAAAAGGGGCCCCCGCAGCTAGGCCAAATGGGGCTTCAGCGGTAGCACCGACCGCCCAGCGCTGTCCTGGTGCTGGAGCTGACCAACATGTGTCAAGGTGCCTGGCAAGCAATCACATGCTCGCCCTTCGCGCCCCCCAGACCGCCGTCGAGTGCGCGGTTCGTGAAACCGCCGCCTCCCAACGAGACTGCTGTTGTGCTGCCATGCTCGAGtggtctgtctggtggttgctTTGTTTTACAAGGCCCTCCCCCCCCCGGCCTGCCTCCACGACCCATCaaatcttcatcctcgtcctcgtcctcgtcctcgtcacgGGCCACTCCTGCCGCTCCGACTGATGTCCCATTGTCGAGCCAAGGCCTCGCCCCCCCTGCATCCCTTGCCCGGCCTCCTACAAACACAGAGACGAAACCTCGTCGCCGACGGGCTCTATCCTTTGTGTGCGGCTCCGCGGCGAAAAGGCGAGCTTGGTCGATTCTTTGAATAGCATCGCCAACCCACCGAGTCTTGCGCATCGTCCCAACTATTTCTTCGCCGGCAGTTCCTTCACCATCGAGCCCTCAAACCAACGTCCCGACTCcgcgccctggccaaggcgccGCTGCCTCCATGCAGTTCTCGCCCCCTCCCGACGTCGATACCCTCTCGACAAAGCTTCCTCCGTTGAATAATCATGATACCGACAAGATTCTCCCATCGCTCAGCAGTGTGACTGGCGTCCATGGCTTCAGGGGCGATCCCATCCTCGACCACCAAAACTTCCGTTCGCAATCACCACACTGGCCTCCGTTGAGCGGCCCTTTAGCCTACCGCCAACCACCCAATTTTTCCACTCGCCGGGCGGACAGTCCAGCTACCATGGACCTCGATGGCAGCAATAGCGTAACCagcgcgccgtcgccggaTCGTCACAGTTCCAATAACAGTTTGAATTTGGACGACCCAGACGTTCGATTAGCGGCAGAAGCGCTTGGCGACCTCCGAGCAGGTATGCCGTCCATCACTTATGGCTGTCAATCAAGTTACTTCGGTTCACATTTCCATGGGCCCGTACTAATACTGTTTGCTCTCGCAGATTTCGTTTCGTCGCCGCCAGATACGGCTAGCCTGGCCCCAATGAGCCCAACCATTAATAGCCACCATCGAACATCATCCTCCCAATCCAGATCACCTCAGCCCGAACCATTATTATCCCTTCTGACGACTTCCCATCCACTCGTGGCTAGTACAATCGGAGGGGCTAGTTTTGCATACGGCGGGGCCAAGAATTTCTCCCCGCGGTTCAAGTCCGGTGCTGAATACGTCGAAGGTTACCTAACGCCGCTTGCCAAAACTGTGAACTCGGTTGGCCGAGTCACAGGTGTTGAAGGTGGTGTGCGTTGGTTCCTGGGAAACAGACGCCAGCCCAACTCAGCTGATTccgatgccaatggcaattCCAAGAAGCGGCGAAAGGTTGGTCAAGAGAGCGATGGTGCCAACAAGAAGAGCAGGGATATGACAAGTGGCGATACCGACATGTCTCCGTCTACACCGAAAAGTGAAAGAAGATTGTCGTCGGCTAGCACCGTAGATACCCTGCCCGCCTATGACGAGATGAGGTCGCCGGCCTACACCGAGATTGAGGCTGGATCACAACAAGCGCCGCGGTCCACCCCCTCCAATGCCTCGTGGCCATCTCGCCTCATCATGTCGACTTCAGGATTGAGCGTCGCCATGAGCGCTGAGAGTTTACGGAGCCTGAAGTACTGCCTCAAGTGGCTTCGTTGGACAAATGACCACATGAGCCAGGTGATTGGCAACTTGAAGACTACACTGGAGGAATACGAGAAGACTGCCCAGCGGCAAATCGAAAACTCGGAATCCGGCAAATCGCAAAGCTCCGCCGACGCGCCTGACAATGCCGACGGTCAATCCAACGGACAAACCCCAGAACAAGCCCGCACCGAGCTGACTAACAAGATCAATACACTCAAGGTTGATGTTCTGAAGACTCTTCAGGAAACCATCAATACCGTGTCCAAATatgccggcggcgccttgCCCGAGAACGCTCGCATCCTTGTGCGCCGGCATCTAACGAGCTTGCCCCAACGCTTTCGATTAGCCAGCATGTCAGACACGTCCTCGGAAGGCGGCGAGAAGGATAGCGACTCGGCGGTGCGTGAAGGTGCTCAAAAGGTTTTGGTCTTGGCAAAGGAAGGTCTGGAGATGGTGACGCAGATCACTGGCGTCTTGGACGGCACCATTGTCAGTGCTGAACAATGGTGTGAGCGCATGGGGAAACGGCGACGGCCTACGAACGATGGCGATCAGCTTGAGTCCCCTCAATTTGAGCCGCCCGCCACCGTTATTGAGGCTAATGGCGATGTGAAAATGGCTCCTTAAATTCAACCACTTGGAGGAATAGTGGTTGAGAGCAAACTTATTACGCCATGGGGAATGAGGAGACACCGATTGGTAGGACAACTTGAGGGGTCCAAAGGCTGGGAAAATGTTGAGGGGGAAGCGGCTGGAGGAGCATTGGCTGGCtcaaaagaggaaaaaaCTGTTGTTCGAGATTTCTCGCCTTGGTGGAATGTTGCAAGATGCCACAAGGCCTTGTCCTGAAAGACTTGCATGGATCACGGGAAGCACGTCTAGTATCTGATTTCCCCCTTTCTTCCCTCTTTTGCTTTTGGCAAAGAgacttttttattttgttgAAATGATACCTACTACATGACTAGGGCGACGAGATATCAGGAACATTCATTCGCGCCGAGCCCTGCAAATGGCAAAGTGCATAAAATGCACAGGCTTTACTATTTCTTTACTATGTATTCACCATTACCACGACGCATCTTTCTTTTCTCGATGTATATAGCGGCGCTATGGTGTTGGGAAGAGGGTCTGAATAGCTTGGAAGTGAACAGGACAGCAAGTCATGAATTGAATGATTGCGTTGACCACGATGGTGCGTCGTGATGCTGGCTCGTCGTCTATACCGTATATACACTAGCGTGTTGTAGCATGACATTGGTACGGGTCATGACTAGTGATGTCTTGCCTGGGAACACGCTCAGACACTAGGTCTCTGGGAATACGACTTTACTTGTGAGTTTATGGAAATGGGCAAGCAAGAAGGTTGCCTGAGGTACATATGTTGGTTCGGGTCGGTTCTACTTCCATGCTGGGGACGAGCACCCCGAGCTGGGGTTTGCATTTGGGGTTGGGGTAGCAAGTGCTGGCACACGAAACTCTGGCGGATCGGCGCGTCTGGTCTGGGTGACATGCTAACTGTAGAGGAGACGGAGGTGTTGATGCCGAGTTGTGGAGGTTGTCAAGTTGCTGCAGAGTCTGTGTAAATAGGGGCTTGACAACCTTGTTTCTACGTTGACCTACACGCCGGTGGGCATTGTTCTAACAGATGAGAGGGGGTTGGACTCGCCGAGCTGGTGATCGGGTTAGTCGAGGGCCGGGTGCAATGTGGTTTCCATCGCTGAGAACAATCGCCCTCTGCTGGTGAAATGTTGGTGTGGCACGGGCAGAATGGGCGAGGTGTCCGGATGTCGGGTTTGGAAACGGCGCGTGAGAAGGAGCAAGTGTTGGAGGTGATGCTGCGCGTGTACTCGACTGACAGAGGTGGTGCTGTGAGCTGGCCTGGTTATAAATGAAGACTTGTGAGTTGTGAGTTGGGAAACTGGATGGGTTTGGGGCTCGATTACACTGACATGCCTGTTCATGCCGAATACACATACCCATTTATACCCAATGTGCGTATGTACACTAGCCGTTAATAATTTGGCTGAACGCACGGCGAAGGATCTGCGTGTAGCACTCGTCGCGAACCCAAGCGACGTCAATGGTTGTGAAGACGAACTCGAGTGTCGGACTTTGAGTACCACTGGAATCACCGCTTTACACCTTTCAACGATTGCAGTGGTATTATGACACACTACGACACACTACGACACAACCTTTGGTACATGTATACATGCAATCAGCCGACGGCTGATGATATTCGAATATATTACGGTATACTGTAGTATCACCTGTATACTGCTAGTCGTACCTTTCCGCTGCTGTATACACTGAAATAGTGAAGCCCTTTTGTATAGCAAAATCGGCTGCTAGGAGCCTTGACGACGACATCGGCAGCGATGGTCGCTACCACGATGATGTTAGCAAGAAGATAGCAAAGTCGTATTATGTTATATAAAATATCTCAGCAAAACAAGCTTCTCGCAGCCCGTTGGAACCTCCTCGTTCAGCAAAAACCTGCCTTTAGGCAGCATTTATAGCTCGAAAATCGCGACTAGAATATACTCATCCGTCGCCGTGACGGCTGCTTCTAGTCATTCCCTTTCCACCGCACTGGTCGCCGCAACGGTGCCCCTTATCCCCCGAGCTAGCTATCAAATCTAGCCAGATCCCGCTAGATAACGGGCGAGTGAATCGATCTGCTGCCGCAGCATCTTCAGATCATCGCGTATATCGAAGATTACTTCCTCTAACTTTGCCATTCTTGCCTCCTGAGCAACGCAGCGTGCTTCTACTTTCTTGATATTTGCTTTCAGACCCTCTGTCGGCTTCGCATTCTGTATCGTATCCCACGGGTCTTTTTGTTGCCCGGCTGTTTTCCTCTGTTTTTTGGTCGAGGGGCCTTTGGCAGGACCCGGCTTGCGCTTGCGACTTGTTTGATTTGCCTTTCGGGTTTCTGTTTGTGCCCTCTCGTCGGTGGCTTCATTTTCGTTGGGGTTGTCTGGATCGATATTACGACCGCTGTTGCGGGGTCGTGTTCGGCGTCCGGCTGGTATGTTGTCTCTTCCATCGAGGCCTGCGCTGGCTTTATTGCCGCCTCTCGCAGTAGTGCGCGAACTGCCATTCGTGTCGCCGACGTTTCCAACAGTGCTCTTGTCTGCCTGACTTTGAGGATCCCCTCCTGCGAGGACAGGGCGGGCCTCGTGGACTTTTTCATGTGGCGGTTGGGGTTCTGGCCCATTGTGGTCGGTTGCTTTCGGTTGACCCAAACCACCGGACATTTGTATGCCGGGTTCTGGCTCTTCTGGTTTGGGAGTCTGCTCAGTTTTTGGGCTCTTCCAAGTCTCCCTCAGCACTCTTCTCACGTCTTGTGTCACCACGCCGATTTCGACTGGAAGTATGGTCTTCTGCCTTGCAAATTGAGCACCCCAGGAGAGCCTATTTACAGCGCGGTTGCCAAACATGACGGAGAGAATGGTGTACTCGGCTGCTGTGGCTTTGCGGCCTTGTATCTTCCGATGAATCTTGTGGCTAGAGGGAGTGGTTGTTGCGCGCGTGATACGGGCGTCGGCACACAGTGATTTGAACTCGATTCTGTTCCTCTCTGTCCATGTATCGGAGTCTTTGACCCAAATCTCAGTTAGTTTGGCGGCAATCTTCGAGTCCCATTCGTTTACTGGCCTAAAGGCTTCTTCGAGGTCTGAAGCTGTTGCAGGCATGGTGTTTATTCTGTAGCTGGTGAGGTTAGTTATAAACGTGAGGCTGGGAGGAAGAAGCGCCAAAGAATGATATGGAGATGAAATACCGTATGAACCACAAGTCTGATTCGATATTGCGCCGGCTAGACGAAATGTGCTGGTGGCAAAGTGAATCGACAAATTAAAATTAAGAAAACAGGAAACTCTTTTTCGACGTGCgattaaaaataatattcTCAGAGAAGAGACGAACCCAAGATTTAAGATCCCCAAACTTTGAAGTGCGGGTGTTGATGAAAATCGCAAATGTCTCAATAAGAATGCTGGAATAATGTTGACAGGTGGAAGATAGAAATGCAATGGAgggggaggaagaagaggaagaagaggaagaagcagcagctaGAGATGATGAAATAAATAGAATTGATGACAGCTGTTAGCCAGAGTCACCAGCTGCCATGCCGCCAGCCGTCAACCCCCTAAATACTGCGACGACCACAATCTCACGGGAAGAGGTTACGGGCATCATCTCTCCCAGACACTACTCTCGACATTCCTGTATACTCTCATATACCAGAATATGCTGCCGATACAATCGATATCTCTTTTCTGCAGCCATTTTGCTGTCGTGGATGGGTCGTTCCCGAGGACTGCAATGCAAGTCTCAAAGTCTGCGCTGTGCTTGTCCGTGGCTAACATCTTCTTTCTTGGTTTGCGTATAGTTCTATCTTCTTAGGGACATGAATCGACTGATTCCAGGATGCTGTTGCTATCGCGTACCGCGACTGCAATCTCATCGAGGCGGAGTGTAAAGGTAGCCAGAATCGCGACTCGAAATGGAAGCAGACCACGACCACACAAGAACGCAGAATGTCATTGCCCGCGCTTGAGCATAGCCTGCTTGGCGAATACAACACTCCACTATCGGTAATCTCAAAACATCGCCGTGTATCGCTCGAGTCCGAAACACGAAACGTTGTGCCAAGGTATAAGGCTGGGGGCTGTGTGGTATTAGGGTTCGCTCATCCGCAGGCCGTATACGTCGTATCTACGCATTGGCTCCAATACGAACGCAACCTCCATTGGAAGGATTTCTTCTTTGGGAAGTTCCACAGCGTCtacgccatcgccattggcTCAAATATTAGGTGTCAACGCCCGTGGTGTCCACAGGGCCCTTCAGCTCACCTAGGCAGACAGTTCCCGGCGGAAATTGAGAGAGGAGTTGGAGTAATACTTCACATCGTGGGGGGCGGCTCTCGGGTGGTTAGAATAAACTTGACAGCAAAGAGATGCTAGGAGAGTCGGGTATATATCTCTGTGTCTTTGGACGTTCTGGCATTCGATCCTGAACGAGCATGACTTGCGTTGCTGTTGCTTATAACCTCATCCACGATGAAGCTCCCAGTTGCTTGCATtgtattgctccaagccgTCACCTCAGCCGCCATACCCGCCGGCCATGACACTgcaccaacagcaacacTTGATTCTGGGCTAATTTTCGGTGTTGCAACCCAACTCCCAGGGGCTCCTGGGCCTGTCAACAAGTTTCTAGGCATACCATACGCAGAGAAACCTGAACGCTTCACCCTCTCCAAACCACCAAAGAGATGGAGATCCCCCAAGAATACGACAGCCTTTGGACCCTCGTGTTATCAATTGGTCCCGGATAGTGGTGGGTGCAAATCATGGCGGAGCAGGCAATAACACTCGTCCGTGATACTAACCAGCTGCGCAGATGTCGGCCCCAGCAAAGACCTTCTCCATGGTCTCTTCAACCAACATCCGCCCCAAAGCGAGGACTGCCTTTTAATAAATGCATTCGCTCCCACACCCTCCGGTCCGGCATCTGGCCGTCCAATTATTGTTTTTATTCCCGGTGGTGGATGGCAGATGGGCAATGGCCAGCTCGACTTGTCTGGGTTTGCCGGGTATGAAGACATTGTTGCATTCGCCTTCAACTACCGGACAAACAGTACGTGGCATACACAAATTCTTGACATTAGCTCTTTCGACTTTTGCT harbors:
- the ccg-8 gene encoding Clock-controlled protein 8 yields the protein MQFSPPPDVDTLSTKLPPLNNHDTDKILPSLSSVTGVHGFRGDPILDHQNFRSQSPHWPPLSGPLAYRQPPNFSTRRADSPATMDLDGSNSVTSAPSPDRHSSNNSLNLDDPDVRLAAEALGDLRADFVSSPPDTASLAPMSPTINSHHRTSSSQSRSPQPEPLLSLLTTSHPLVASTIGGASFAYGGAKNFSPRFKSGAEYVEGYLTPLAKTVNSVGRVTGVEGGVRWFLGNRRQPNSADSDANGNSKKRRKVGQESDGANKKSRDMTSGDTDMSPSTPKSERRLSSASTVDTLPAYDEMRSPAYTEIEAGSQQAPRSTPSNASWPSRLIMSTSGLSVAMSAESLRSLKYCLKWLRWTNDHMSQVIGNLKTTLEEYEKTAQRQIENSESGKSQSSADAPDNADGQSNGQTPEQARTELTNKINTLKVDVLKTLQETINTVSKYAGGALPENARILVRRHLTSLPQRFRLASMSDTSSEGGEKDSDSAVREGAQKVLVLAKEGLEMVTQITGVLDGTIVSAEQWCERMGKRRRPTNDGDQLESPQFEPPATVIEANGDVKMAP